A window of the Sphaerobacter thermophilus DSM 20745 genome harbors these coding sequences:
- a CDS encoding bifunctional DNA primase/polymerase, whose protein sequence is MPRHAGAPAGTPGRARCDGLLGDRRDDDTTSAVLPTTGMVRHALAYAARGWPVFALAPRAKVPLARSRGHHDATTDARAVREWWALWPDANIGIALGGGRLVVLDVDRRHGGDATLAAVEREYEPLPPAPAVRTGDGLHLYYAAGGRPVPTRVLGPGLELRGDGAYVVAPPSIHPSGTRYQWADGRMPDALPPLPLWLLALTRHNLTVPAGERDTEPAAGTGAVTGLGAALARLLSDPAVLPRVLPLLGIPPDANPDRSRAFRCPLGCDDRHPSASLWRHPETGTVLVRSWHRCRGLEYLTLPMVYAGQRGRGWRWLRGAALAAWSLRLLRDAGVVWVPAPPPHLLHAPAAAAAVWHAFGLTVAAAEMAGDTGGVAFARRYGVELTGLPEHEYRAGWDWLRAHGYVVQASARAGRRPALWAPATTTTPTTRRETGLALREYSLRVEPRDAGWPAGGVA, encoded by the coding sequence ATGCCTAGACACGCCGGCGCCCCGGCCGGGACTCCGGGGCGCGCGCGCTGCGACGGTCTGCTGGGGGATCGTCGCGACGATGATACCACATCCGCTGTCCTGCCCACCACCGGCATGGTGCGTCATGCCCTGGCCTACGCGGCTCGGGGCTGGCCCGTCTTCGCGCTGGCGCCGCGCGCGAAGGTGCCGCTAGCGCGCTCGCGCGGGCACCACGACGCGACTACCGACGCGCGGGCGGTGCGCGAGTGGTGGGCGCTGTGGCCCGACGCCAACATCGGTATCGCGCTCGGGGGCGGGCGCCTGGTGGTGCTGGACGTCGACCGCCGCCATGGCGGAGACGCCACGCTCGCGGCCGTGGAGCGCGAGTACGAGCCGCTGCCGCCCGCGCCCGCGGTGCGGACCGGGGACGGGCTGCATCTCTATTACGCGGCGGGCGGGCGGCCCGTCCCCACGCGCGTACTCGGGCCGGGGCTAGAGCTGCGGGGCGACGGCGCGTACGTCGTCGCCCCGCCGTCCATCCACCCGAGCGGCACCCGGTACCAGTGGGCCGATGGGCGGATGCCCGACGCGCTGCCGCCGCTGCCGCTGTGGCTGCTGGCGCTGACGCGACACAACCTGACCGTGCCGGCAGGCGAGCGGGACACCGAGCCAGCAGCGGGGACGGGCGCGGTGACGGGGCTGGGGGCGGCCCTCGCGCGCCTCCTGAGCGACCCGGCCGTCCTGCCGCGCGTGCTCCCGCTGCTGGGGATCCCGCCCGACGCCAACCCCGACCGGTCCCGGGCGTTCCGCTGCCCGCTCGGGTGCGACGACCGGCATCCGAGCGCGTCCCTCTGGCGGCATCCCGAGACGGGCACGGTGCTGGTCAGGTCCTGGCACCGCTGCCGGGGGCTGGAGTACCTGACGCTGCCGATGGTCTACGCCGGGCAGCGCGGCCGGGGCTGGCGCTGGCTCCGTGGGGCGGCGTTGGCGGCGTGGTCGCTGCGTCTCTTGCGCGACGCTGGCGTCGTCTGGGTACCGGCTCCCCCGCCACACCTGCTGCACGCACCGGCCGCGGCGGCGGCCGTCTGGCACGCCTTCGGGCTCACCGTGGCGGCCGCCGAGATGGCAGGCGACACCGGCGGCGTGGCGTTCGCGCGCCGCTACGGCGTGGAGCTGACCGGGCTGCCGGAGCACGAGTATCGGGCCGGGTGGGACTGGCTCCGCGCGCATGGGTACGTCGTGCAGGCGTCCGCGCGCGCCGGCCGCCGCCCCGCATTGTGGGCGCCCGCTACCACCACCACCCCCACCACACGGAGAGAGACGGGCCTCGCCCTAAGGGAATATTCTCTTAGGGTGGAGCCTCGTGATGCTGGATGGCCTGCGGGTGGTGTGGCGTGA
- a CDS encoding helix-turn-helix domain-containing protein, with translation MPTIRELREARGWTQQDLAVKLDVAVSTVSLWERGGALPQVTQLRAMAALFGLESSDEIDLVVRPEARRRRRAK, from the coding sequence ATGCCGACGATTCGCGAACTCCGTGAGGCGCGCGGGTGGACACAGCAAGATCTTGCCGTGAAGCTGGACGTGGCGGTGTCAACCGTGAGCCTATGGGAGCGGGGCGGCGCGCTGCCACAAGTGACCCAGCTACGGGCGATGGCCGCGCTCTTTGGCCTCGAGAGTAGCGATGAAATCGACCTGGTGGTGCGACCAGAGGCACGCCGCCGGCGGCGCGCTAAGTAA
- the secA gene encoding preprotein translocase subunit SecA, producing the protein MRKFLTKIFGDPNERVLKELSEVVAEINELEPEFERLSNEQLRAKTDEFRERLSAGETLDDLLPEAFAAVREAAKRTLGQRHYDVQLMAGIVLHQGKIAEMKTGEGKTLVATLPLYLNALTGKGVHLVTPNDYLSRVGGGWNGPIYHLLGVSVGVITHEAAGIYDPEYTAPNPSPDDRLNHWRPVTRREAYLADITYGTNHEFGFDYLRDNLVISADDQVQRPLHYAIVDEVDNILIDEARTPLIISGQSQDTPDRYYQFAKIVRQLREGVHYEVNLKDRTVTLTDAGIDKVERLLGIPEGQSLYDDRYYEYTAYLEQALKAQALFQRDRDYIVRDGEVIIVDEFTGRMMLGRRYSEGLHQAIEAKEGVRVQRETVTQATITFQNYFRMYEKLAGMTGTAATEAEEFATIYNLDVVVIPTHRPMIRIDYPDQVYRTEEAKFRAVVREIQEMHAIGRPVLVGTTSIEKSERLSNMLKRVGIKHEVLNAKHHEREAAIVAQAGQRGAVTIATNMAGRGTDIILGPGVKELGGLHIIGTERHEARRIDNQLRGRAGRQGDPGSSRFFLSLEDDLLRRVGSDRVTGLMEKLGIEDDLPIEHPLITKTIESAQTKVEGYNFDLRKHLVEYDDVMNRHREVIYALRGRIIRGENLKEQVLDIIGRQIELLVTAHWPDDRHAEPDFEGIISAFRGIVGPHVEISVRDLEDRPRDEVIELLTEKAEDEYELREKQNGPEVQRTIERLVMLQVIDRLWVEHLTTMDDMRQSIGLQAYAQRDPLVEYKTQGFRMFEALLQNIDYDVAHLIFQARLQPALLQPVMQPGVTNQPTEGGPQPRRAKEKIGRNDPCPCGSGKKYKYCCMQKARGQVAPGVARG; encoded by the coding sequence ATGCGGAAGTTTCTGACCAAGATCTTCGGTGACCCAAACGAGCGCGTGCTCAAGGAGCTCAGCGAGGTGGTCGCCGAGATCAACGAACTAGAACCGGAGTTTGAGCGTCTCAGTAACGAGCAACTGCGAGCCAAGACCGATGAGTTCCGCGAGCGGCTGAGCGCGGGCGAGACCCTGGACGACCTTCTGCCCGAGGCGTTCGCCGCGGTCCGTGAGGCGGCCAAGCGCACGCTGGGGCAGCGGCACTACGACGTCCAGCTCATGGCCGGCATCGTTCTCCACCAGGGCAAGATCGCCGAGATGAAGACCGGCGAGGGTAAGACGCTGGTCGCCACGCTCCCGTTGTACCTGAATGCGCTCACTGGCAAGGGTGTGCATCTGGTCACGCCGAACGACTACCTGTCCCGGGTGGGTGGCGGTTGGAACGGGCCGATCTATCACCTGCTCGGCGTGTCGGTCGGCGTGATCACGCACGAGGCCGCCGGCATCTATGACCCGGAATACACCGCGCCAAACCCCAGCCCGGACGACCGGCTCAACCACTGGCGGCCGGTGACGCGCCGTGAGGCATATCTGGCAGACATCACCTACGGGACGAACCACGAGTTCGGCTTCGACTACCTGCGGGACAACCTCGTCATCTCGGCCGACGACCAGGTGCAGCGGCCGCTCCACTACGCCATCGTGGATGAGGTGGACAACATCCTCATCGACGAGGCACGCACGCCGCTGATCATCTCCGGTCAGTCCCAGGACACGCCGGACCGCTACTACCAGTTTGCGAAGATCGTCCGGCAGCTCCGCGAGGGGGTCCACTACGAGGTCAACCTCAAGGACCGCACGGTGACCCTGACCGATGCCGGGATCGACAAGGTTGAGCGGCTGCTGGGCATCCCGGAGGGCCAGAGCCTCTACGACGACCGCTACTATGAGTACACCGCGTACCTGGAGCAGGCGCTGAAGGCGCAGGCGCTCTTCCAGCGCGACCGCGACTACATCGTCCGCGACGGCGAGGTCATCATCGTCGATGAGTTCACCGGCCGGATGATGCTCGGCCGCCGCTACAGCGAGGGTCTCCACCAGGCGATCGAGGCCAAGGAGGGTGTCCGTGTCCAGCGCGAGACGGTCACCCAGGCCACGATCACCTTCCAGAACTACTTCCGCATGTACGAGAAGCTGGCCGGTATGACCGGCACGGCGGCGACGGAGGCGGAAGAGTTCGCCACGATCTACAACCTCGATGTGGTGGTCATCCCGACCCACCGCCCGATGATCCGCATCGACTACCCGGATCAGGTGTACCGGACCGAGGAGGCCAAGTTCCGCGCGGTCGTGCGCGAGATCCAGGAGATGCACGCGATCGGCCGTCCGGTGTTGGTCGGTACGACCTCGATCGAGAAGAGCGAGCGCCTCTCGAACATGTTGAAGCGGGTGGGGATCAAGCACGAGGTCCTCAACGCCAAGCACCACGAGCGGGAGGCCGCGATTGTGGCGCAGGCCGGGCAGCGCGGCGCGGTGACGATCGCGACGAACATGGCCGGTCGCGGCACCGACATCATCCTCGGCCCGGGCGTGAAAGAGCTCGGCGGGCTGCACATCATCGGCACCGAGCGGCACGAGGCGCGCCGGATCGACAACCAGTTGCGCGGTCGTGCCGGACGCCAGGGCGACCCCGGATCCAGCCGCTTCTTCCTGTCGCTCGAGGATGACCTGCTGCGGCGGGTTGGCTCCGACCGGGTCACCGGGCTGATGGAGAAGCTCGGCATCGAAGACGACCTGCCGATCGAGCACCCGCTGATCACCAAGACCATTGAAAGCGCCCAGACCAAGGTCGAGGGGTACAACTTCGACCTGCGGAAGCACCTCGTCGAGTACGACGACGTAATGAACCGGCACCGCGAGGTGATCTACGCCCTACGTGGGCGGATCATCCGCGGTGAGAACCTCAAGGAGCAGGTGCTCGACATTATCGGTCGCCAGATCGAGTTGCTCGTCACCGCCCACTGGCCGGACGACCGCCACGCAGAGCCGGACTTCGAGGGGATCATCAGCGCGTTCCGTGGCATCGTCGGGCCGCACGTGGAGATCTCGGTCCGCGACCTGGAGGATCGCCCGCGGGACGAGGTCATCGAACTGCTGACGGAGAAGGCCGAGGACGAGTACGAGCTGCGCGAGAAGCAGAATGGCCCCGAGGTCCAGCGCACCATCGAGCGGCTGGTGATGCTCCAGGTGATCGACCGGCTCTGGGTCGAGCACCTGACGACGATGGACGACATGCGGCAGAGCATCGGCCTCCAGGCCTACGCGCAGCGCGATCCCCTGGTCGAGTACAAGACGCAGGGCTTCCGGATGTTCGAGGCGCTGCTGCAGAACATCGACTACGACGTGGCGCACCTTATCTTCCAGGCGCGCCTGCAACCCGCGCTGCTGCAGCCGGTCATGCAGCCGGGGGTCACAAACCAGCCGACCGAGGGCGGCCCGCAGCCGCGGCGCGCCAAGGAGAAGATCGGCCGCAACGATCCGTGCCCGTGCGGCAGCGGCAAGAAGTACAAGTACTGCTGTATGCAAAAGGCTCGAGGCCAGGTGGCTCCAGGGGTAGCGCGAGGGTAA
- the abc-f gene encoding ribosomal protection-like ABC-F family protein, whose protein sequence is MLHVKHLSKSYGSQVILDDVSFVVNTGERVGLIGPNGAGKTTLLRCIVGEETPDRGEVVRSPRDAEIGYLPQALRETEAWTIADAVAAVQREWVEAERALAEAGARLAEDASDGALEAYDAALARFEALGGYDREQRAAAILDGLGLGTVDHQRPVASLSGGQKTRLGVALLLLREPDMLVLDEPTNHLDVEALVWLEGFLTSFPGAVLIVSHDREFLDRTVERILFLDPETHQVRSYPGNYTAFAEARRQEAEQQREAWVRQQEYINRVRSDVGRLKGEARAIERSTTPRQPGVRVLARKKAALAKAREKKLERFLESEERVEKPRPRWGLKLDFGEAPPGGRAVLSLEDVAFGYPGQAPLFEGVSFDVQHGDRIAVVGPNGSGKTTLLRLIEGTLSPTAGTVRLGSTVRLGVLAQEQETLDPERTVLETALRERAMSETEARSFLHYFLFSGDAALRPVGQCSLGERARLQLALLVLRGCTVLLLDEPLNHLDIEGREHFAAALDAFGGTVIAVVHDRAFLRSFGGRIVALERGTARVYPGYEEYLRSGAG, encoded by the coding sequence GTGCTGCACGTCAAGCATCTCTCCAAGTCATACGGATCACAGGTCATTCTCGACGATGTCTCGTTCGTGGTGAACACGGGCGAGCGGGTGGGTCTGATCGGCCCGAATGGTGCCGGGAAGACGACGCTGCTCCGCTGCATCGTCGGCGAGGAGACTCCGGACCGGGGCGAGGTTGTCCGCTCGCCGCGGGACGCTGAGATCGGCTACCTGCCGCAGGCGCTGCGAGAGACGGAAGCGTGGACCATCGCGGACGCGGTCGCCGCGGTGCAGCGCGAGTGGGTGGAGGCCGAGCGTGCGCTGGCGGAGGCCGGGGCGCGCTTGGCGGAGGACGCGAGCGACGGCGCGCTCGAAGCGTACGACGCGGCCCTGGCTCGCTTCGAAGCACTCGGCGGCTACGACCGGGAACAGCGTGCGGCGGCCATTCTGGACGGGCTCGGGTTGGGTACGGTGGACCACCAGCGTCCGGTCGCCAGCCTGAGCGGCGGCCAGAAGACCCGGCTCGGTGTCGCGCTCCTGCTGCTCCGAGAGCCGGACATGTTGGTACTGGACGAGCCGACCAACCACCTGGACGTGGAGGCGCTCGTCTGGCTTGAAGGCTTCCTCACCAGCTTCCCGGGCGCCGTGCTCATCGTCTCGCACGACCGGGAGTTCCTCGACCGGACGGTCGAGCGTATCCTGTTCCTCGACCCGGAGACCCATCAGGTCCGGTCCTACCCTGGGAACTACACCGCCTTCGCGGAAGCGCGCCGACAGGAGGCTGAGCAGCAGCGAGAAGCGTGGGTGCGGCAACAGGAGTACATCAATCGCGTCCGGAGCGACGTCGGCCGTCTCAAGGGGGAGGCGCGGGCGATCGAGCGATCCACCACGCCGCGGCAGCCGGGGGTTCGGGTCCTGGCGCGCAAGAAGGCCGCACTCGCGAAGGCACGCGAGAAGAAGCTCGAGCGGTTCCTGGAGTCGGAGGAGCGGGTGGAGAAGCCGCGGCCGCGATGGGGGCTCAAGCTCGACTTCGGTGAGGCTCCGCCGGGTGGGCGCGCGGTCCTGTCGCTGGAGGATGTCGCCTTCGGTTACCCCGGTCAGGCGCCGCTCTTCGAAGGCGTCAGCTTCGATGTCCAGCACGGCGACCGCATCGCCGTGGTCGGGCCCAACGGCTCCGGCAAGACGACACTGCTGCGCCTGATCGAGGGAACGCTATCGCCGACGGCAGGGACCGTGCGGCTAGGTTCGACCGTGCGCCTTGGGGTTCTGGCTCAGGAACAGGAGACGCTCGACCCGGAGCGCACGGTGCTGGAGACAGCGCTGCGCGAGCGAGCCATGAGCGAGACGGAGGCGCGGAGCTTCCTGCACTACTTCTTGTTCAGCGGCGACGCGGCGCTCCGGCCGGTGGGGCAGTGCTCGTTGGGTGAGCGAGCACGCCTCCAACTCGCGCTGCTGGTGCTGCGGGGATGCACGGTCCTGCTGCTCGACGAGCCGTTGAACCACCTGGACATCGAGGGACGGGAGCACTTTGCCGCCGCGCTGGACGCCTTCGGCGGGACGGTGATCGCGGTCGTGCACGACCGGGCCTTCCTCCGCTCGTTCGGCGGGCGCATCGTGGCCCTGGAACGGGGTACTGCTCGCGTCTACCCCGGATACGAGGAGTACCTGCGGTCGGGCGCCGGCTAG
- a CDS encoding MGMT family protein, producing MQRRRKTGTERRDGRAATPRTDFLERVYAVVRQIPPGRVTTYGRIARAVGAARSARMVGWALHRCPPDVSDVAHRVVNRNGELTGGWAWGHPAIMRALLEDEGVTFVDEFQVDLARHLWDPMEAEDTPDSRGIPEP from the coding sequence ATGCAGCGGCGACGTAAGACAGGGACAGAGCGACGAGATGGCCGGGCGGCGACGCCGCGGACCGACTTCCTCGAACGCGTCTACGCGGTGGTTCGGCAGATACCACCCGGCCGCGTGACGACCTACGGCCGCATTGCCCGGGCGGTCGGTGCGGCCCGCTCCGCCCGGATGGTCGGCTGGGCCCTACACCGCTGCCCGCCCGACGTCTCCGACGTGGCTCACCGTGTCGTCAACCGCAACGGGGAGCTGACAGGCGGCTGGGCGTGGGGGCACCCGGCCATCATGCGTGCGTTGCTCGAGGATGAGGGGGTCACCTTCGTCGACGAGTTCCAGGTCGATCTGGCGCGGCACCTCTGGGACCCGATGGAGGCAGAGGACACGCCAGATTCGCGAGGCATCCCAGAGCCCTAG
- the thiS gene encoding sulfur carrier protein ThiS — MMEIRVNGKPMQVDGVRTVADLLKRQGIKPILVAVEHNGSIVPRAEFETRTIEPGDTLEIVHFVGGG; from the coding sequence ATGATGGAGATTCGCGTCAACGGAAAGCCGATGCAGGTCGACGGGGTCCGGACCGTCGCCGACCTGCTGAAGCGTCAGGGGATCAAGCCGATCCTGGTGGCGGTGGAGCACAACGGGTCCATCGTGCCGCGCGCCGAGTTCGAGACGCGCACGATCGAGCCCGGTGACACTCTCGAGATCGTCCACTTCGTTGGGGGCGGCTAG
- the thiE gene encoding thiamine phosphate synthase — MSRAVPRLHLVSDRRRCPLDRFPDVAWAAVKAGFDAVHLREKDLPAADLIEAARALNRVIGDRAALFINDRVDVALIVGAAGVQLGETALSPRDVRALAGQSLLIGRSVHDIEGAERAAVEGADFVLAGHIYATGSKPGQPPRGLDFLAAVTAATPLPVIAVGGITPERVPEVIAAGAYGVAVITGVLAAADPGAAAAAYRRALETGGSIQA, encoded by the coding sequence ATGAGCCGGGCCGTACCGCGCTTGCACCTGGTCAGCGACCGGCGCCGATGCCCGCTGGACCGGTTCCCCGACGTCGCGTGGGCGGCGGTCAAGGCCGGGTTCGATGCTGTGCATCTGCGGGAGAAGGATCTCCCCGCGGCGGATCTGATCGAGGCGGCGCGGGCGCTTAACCGGGTGATCGGTGACCGGGCGGCGCTGTTCATCAACGACCGTGTCGATGTGGCCCTCATCGTAGGCGCAGCGGGTGTCCAGCTCGGCGAGACGGCACTGAGCCCGCGCGACGTGCGCGCCCTCGCCGGGCAGAGCCTGCTGATCGGGCGCTCGGTTCACGACATCGAGGGGGCCGAGCGCGCTGCGGTGGAGGGTGCCGACTTCGTCCTGGCCGGGCACATCTACGCCACAGGGAGCAAACCCGGTCAGCCGCCACGCGGTCTCGACTTCCTGGCGGCGGTCACCGCTGCCACGCCGCTACCGGTGATTGCCGTCGGCGGGATCACGCCAGAGCGTGTGCCGGAGGTCATCGCGGCCGGTGCGTACGGAGTCGCGGTGATCACCGGGGTGCTGGCCGCGGCCGACCCCGGCGCGGCGGCAGCGGCGTACCGCCGAGCGCTCGAAACAGGAGGATCCATTCAGGCATGA
- the thiE gene encoding thiamine phosphate synthase — protein sequence MAANRRAELRERLPDALRLYVLTDRRLARGRDEARIVADAIAGGATAIQLRWKQGPLAEALRVGREVRQVCRDAGVLFIVNDRVDLALALDADGVHVGVDDLPVAETRALVGERMIVGYSPPTLEAALAAERDGADYLGVGPIYPTGTKADAGGAVGVEHLARIVEAVGIPVVGIGGINASNATPVVAAGAVGVAVISAVVAADDVEAAARALRQAVEAGLRSRA from the coding sequence GTGGCGGCGAATCGACGCGCAGAGTTGCGGGAGCGCCTGCCGGACGCGCTGCGCCTCTACGTGCTGACCGACCGTAGACTGGCCCGTGGCCGGGACGAGGCGCGGATCGTGGCCGACGCGATCGCGGGCGGTGCGACGGCGATTCAACTGCGCTGGAAGCAGGGCCCGCTGGCGGAGGCGCTGCGGGTCGGTCGGGAGGTGCGGCAGGTGTGCCGCGACGCCGGGGTGCTGTTCATCGTCAACGACCGGGTGGACCTGGCGTTGGCCCTCGACGCGGATGGGGTCCACGTCGGCGTCGACGACCTTCCCGTGGCCGAGACGCGGGCGCTCGTTGGTGAACGGATGATCGTCGGCTACTCGCCGCCGACGCTCGAGGCGGCGCTCGCTGCCGAGCGGGACGGCGCCGACTACCTGGGCGTCGGTCCAATCTATCCCACCGGCACCAAGGCCGACGCCGGGGGGGCCGTCGGCGTCGAGCACCTGGCGCGCATCGTTGAGGCGGTCGGCATCCCCGTCGTCGGCATCGGCGGGATCAACGCGAGCAATGCCACCCCGGTCGTCGCCGCCGGTGCGGTCGGTGTCGCGGTGATCTCGGCCGTCGTGGCGGCCGACGACGTGGAAGCGGCCGCACGAGCGCTCCGGCAGGCGGTCGAGGCGGGGTTGAGGTCGCGGGCATGA
- a CDS encoding thiazole synthase produces the protein MQTEPTIVDTPLTIAGKTFNSRLILGTGKYRNTEEMQAAIEASGCEMITVALRRIDFDDPKSRSILEDIDWSRYHILPNTAGCATAEEAIRVARLARSMGLSDWIKLEVIPDPKYLLPDPVGTLEAARVLVDEGFVVLPYINADPVLAKRLEEIGTATVMPLGSPIGSGQGLPDFRQIQIIIEQANVPVIVDAGIGAPSDAALAMELGADACLINTAIAQAKNPAGMARAMRLGIEAGRLAYLSGRIPKKPYASASSPLEGVVR, from the coding sequence ATGCAGACCGAACCGACCATCGTCGACACCCCGCTGACCATCGCGGGGAAGACCTTCAACTCCCGCCTCATTCTGGGTACCGGCAAGTACCGCAACACGGAGGAGATGCAAGCCGCGATCGAGGCGTCGGGCTGCGAGATGATTACCGTAGCGCTCCGCCGGATCGACTTCGACGATCCGAAGAGTCGCAGCATCCTGGAGGACATCGACTGGTCGCGGTACCACATCCTCCCGAACACGGCGGGATGCGCCACGGCGGAGGAGGCGATCCGAGTTGCGCGGCTCGCGCGGTCGATGGGCCTGTCCGATTGGATCAAGCTGGAGGTCATCCCCGACCCGAAGTACCTCCTTCCAGATCCCGTGGGCACGTTGGAAGCGGCTCGGGTGCTGGTGGATGAGGGCTTCGTCGTCCTCCCGTACATCAACGCCGACCCGGTGCTGGCGAAGCGGCTGGAAGAGATCGGCACTGCCACGGTCATGCCGCTGGGATCGCCCATCGGCTCCGGACAGGGGCTACCCGACTTCCGGCAGATCCAGATCATCATCGAGCAAGCGAACGTGCCGGTCATCGTGGATGCCGGGATCGGTGCGCCGTCGGATGCGGCGCTCGCCATGGAGCTTGGGGCGGACGCCTGCCTGATCAACACCGCCATCGCGCAGGCGAAGAACCCGGCCGGAATGGCGCGCGCGATGCGCCTGGGGATCGAAGCGGGCCGGCTGGCGTATCTCTCCGGCCGCATCCCGAAGAAGCCGTACGCGTCGGCCAGCAGCCCGCTGGAGGGAGTGGTGCGCTGA
- the thiD gene encoding bifunctional hydroxymethylpyrimidine kinase/phosphomethylpyrimidine kinase, whose protein sequence is MATSPIAPPKALTIAGSDSGGGAGIQADLKTFAALNVYGSSVITAITAQNTIGVRAVHEIPPEIVAAQLDAVMEDIGADAAKTGMLASAEIVRVVVDGVRRHNIERLVVDPVMVAKSGDRLLREDAVAAVRDLLLPVAYVVTPNIPEAEVLTGREIRSLADMEEAARAIAALGARYVVVKGGHREGDAIDVIYDGATFERLRSPRIETRNTHGTGCTFAAAIAARLAAGTSALEAIAEAKDYLYQALINSYTVGAGHSPVHHFYALWRPLGVQGAEEVE, encoded by the coding sequence GTGGCGACGAGCCCCATTGCGCCACCCAAGGCTCTGACCATCGCCGGCTCCGACTCCGGGGGCGGCGCTGGGATTCAGGCCGACCTCAAGACCTTCGCCGCGCTCAACGTCTACGGGTCGAGCGTGATCACCGCGATCACGGCGCAGAACACGATCGGTGTCCGCGCGGTCCATGAGATCCCGCCGGAGATCGTGGCGGCGCAGTTGGACGCCGTCATGGAGGATATCGGCGCCGACGCGGCCAAGACCGGCATGCTCGCCTCGGCTGAGATCGTCCGCGTGGTGGTCGACGGTGTTCGGCGACATAACATTGAGCGCCTCGTGGTCGACCCGGTCATGGTGGCGAAGAGTGGTGACCGGCTGCTCCGTGAGGACGCGGTCGCGGCCGTCCGGGACCTTCTGCTCCCGGTCGCGTACGTCGTGACGCCGAACATCCCGGAGGCTGAGGTGCTGACCGGGAGGGAGATCCGCTCGCTGGCGGATATGGAGGAGGCAGCCCGGGCGATCGCCGCGCTGGGTGCGCGCTACGTGGTTGTCAAAGGCGGCCACCGGGAGGGCGACGCGATCGACGTCATCTACGACGGCGCCACGTTCGAGCGGCTCCGCAGCCCGCGGATCGAGACCCGCAACACGCACGGGACCGGCTGCACCTTCGCCGCCGCGATCGCGGCGCGGCTCGCGGCGGGGACCTCGGCGCTGGAGGCGATTGCCGAAGCCAAGGACTACCTGTACCAGGCCCTCATCAACAGCTACACCGTCGGCGCCGGGCACTCGCCGGTCCACCATTTCTACGCGCTCTGGCGCCCGCTCGGCGTTCAGGGTGCGGAGGAGGTCGAGTGA
- a CDS encoding ABC transporter substrate-binding protein — protein MLRRARTSKLYFLLSLALVFAVACGGAAGSEGGTEKRRVQILLAAQAWNVSFAPWVVAEEMGYFEEEGIEPDWVMVAGSTDVTKQVASGSGMIGAPSPEPVIIGHQASQGMQIRYFYTLYRRNIYSIAVPADSPIQTAADLKGKRVGVTSMGSAGVINIKAVLKEAGLDPEDATVVAIGESGQAAAAVQKGEVDALSLWDAQYAILENQGIALRYLDTPSLTKLPSNSLLARDEDLEKDPDLFARVARAVAKGTIFTLENPDAAVRIVWKRHPDTKPAGMPEEEAFAQAKHILEARSERLWLEEGVTQWGYSDPEVYHAFVDFMAEQGLITEPVNSEDLYTNELLDTINDFDADAVREQARNWSG, from the coding sequence ATGCTACGGCGTGCCCGAACCTCGAAGTTGTACTTCCTTCTCTCACTTGCTCTGGTGTTCGCGGTGGCGTGTGGTGGTGCTGCGGGCAGTGAGGGCGGTACCGAGAAACGTCGGGTCCAGATCCTCCTGGCGGCCCAGGCGTGGAACGTGTCCTTCGCGCCCTGGGTCGTTGCCGAAGAGATGGGCTACTTCGAGGAAGAGGGTATCGAACCTGACTGGGTGATGGTCGCTGGCAGCACCGACGTTACCAAGCAGGTCGCGTCGGGGAGCGGGATGATCGGTGCACCGAGCCCAGAACCGGTCATCATCGGGCACCAGGCAAGCCAGGGCATGCAGATTCGGTACTTCTACACGCTCTACCGGCGGAATATCTATTCGATCGCCGTGCCGGCCGACAGCCCGATTCAGACTGCCGCCGACCTCAAAGGGAAGCGCGTCGGTGTGACCAGCATGGGTAGCGCCGGGGTGATCAACATCAAAGCCGTACTCAAGGAAGCCGGCCTGGATCCGGAAGATGCCACGGTTGTCGCTATCGGTGAGTCGGGCCAGGCTGCGGCGGCGGTGCAGAAGGGGGAAGTGGACGCCCTGTCGCTCTGGGACGCCCAGTACGCGATCCTGGAGAACCAGGGGATTGCCCTACGCTACCTGGACACGCCGAGTCTCACGAAACTCCCCAGCAACAGCCTCCTGGCGCGCGATGAGGACCTGGAGAAGGATCCGGACCTCTTCGCACGGGTAGCGAGAGCTGTCGCCAAGGGCACCATCTTCACGCTGGAGAATCCGGACGCGGCTGTACGCATCGTCTGGAAGCGCCACCCGGACACCAAGCCCGCCGGCATGCCCGAGGAAGAAGCGTTTGCGCAAGCCAAGCACATCCTCGAAGCGCGATCGGAGCGTCTTTGGTTGGAAGAGGGCGTGACGCAGTGGGGGTACAGCGATCCGGAGGTGTATCATGCCTTCGTCGACTTTATGGCGGAGCAGGGGCTGATCACCGAGCCGGTTAACTCGGAGGATCTGTACACCAACGAGCTGCTCGACACCATCAACGACTTCGACGCCGATGCCGTCCGTGAGCAGGCACGGAACTGGTCAGGGTAG